The genomic region CCAGAAATTATTAGTGAAGTGGAAGCAATTCTTGAAAGGAAATTATCAGCGACTGTTACTCAAGATTACACGCAAACGGGCGGAGTTGAAACGGTAGTTGAAGTATTAAATGGGGTGGATCGTTCCACAGAAAAAACGATTTTAGACTCGCTAGAAATTCAAGACCCTGAACTTGCAGAGGAAATTAAGAAACGAATGTTTGTATTTGAGGATATTGTTACGCTAGATAATCGAGCGATTCAACGTGTTATTCGTGATTGTGAAAATGAAGACCTATTATTATCACTTAAAGTTTCAAGTGAAGAAGTCAAAGGTGTTATTTATAAAAATATTTCTAAACGTATGGTGGACAGCTTTAAGGAAGAAATGGAGTTTATGGGGCCCGTCCGCTTGCGGGATGTTGAAGAAGCACAGTCACGCATTGTCGCTATCATTCGCCGCTTAGAAGATGCAGGAGAAATCATCATTGCTCGTGGCGGAGGAGATGATATTATTGTCTAGAATTTTTAAGTCACGCCAAACATCAGCGGTGGGGAATCCTTCTCGAGAGATATCTTTAAAACGATTTTCGACAACTACGAATGAACAGAAGGAAGAGGAAAGAAAACAAAATCATATACAGTTGCTAGAAGAAGCGAAGCAAGAGGCACTAAGAATTATTGAAGAGGCTGAATCACATAAGTTAACGATAATTAATGAAGTGAACACTCAAAAACAAGAGTTTAAAAGTCAGTGTGAACTCGCGCTTCAACAAGCACGGAAAGAAGGATACGATGAAGGTTTTCGACAAGGGAAAGAAGAATCGATTTCTGAATACCAAAACTTGATAGTTGAAGGAAAACAAGTGGTCGAATCTTCAAAGGTTGAGTTTCGTCGTCATATTGAAAGTGCAGAAAAGTTAATCCTTAAAACAGCGATAAAATGCGCAGAAAGAATACTTGGAAAGAAACTAAAAGAAGACCCTAAAACCTTTGTCTCCATTGTGAAGAGAGGCTTAAAAGAAGCGGTAGAGTTGAAAGAAGTTCAAATACATGTTCATCCTTCTAATCATGACCTTTTAACTGAATACGATGAAGAAATTCGCAGAATCATTGCACCAAATGCACATTATTATTTATATCCAAATGAAGATATTTCAGAAACGGAATGTATCATTGAATCGAATCAAGGGAGAATTATCGTTAGTTTGGACAGCCAATTACAACAATTACAAATAAAACTAATGGAACTTCTTGAAGGAGAACAATAATGAAGTTAGTGGATCTAGTAGACGAAATTGATTCAATTAATACATATAAACGTTTCGGCAAAGTAAAACGTGTCATTGGGATTATGATTGAGTCTAAAGGGCCTGAAAGTGCAATTGGTGAAGTTTGTTATATCCATGTAAAAGGAGTTTCATCTAGGCCAGATCAAAAGATTATTGCTGAGGTGGTTGGGTTTAATGAAGGTTCTGTATTATTAATGCCTTATTCAATGGTTAATGAGATTTCTCCAGGTAGTTTAGTAGAAGCAACAAGCAAACCACTTGAAGTAAAGGTAGGAATTCCATTAATAGGTCAAATTCTCGATTCATTAGGGAATCCATTAACAAATGATTCGTTACCGAGAGGGTTAACCACTACACTAACAGATCGTGTGCCCCCTAATCCGCTTAGTCGGCCGCCAATCGATGAAAAGATAGAAGTAGGTGTTCGTACAATTGATTCGCTTCTAACAATCGGAAAAGGTCAGCGAGTTGGAATTTTTGCTGGAAGTGGAGTAGGGAAAAGTACATTGCTTGGTATGATTGCTCGAAACACAAATGCAGATATAAACATAATTGCTTTAATTGGGGAAAGAGGAAGAGAAGTTAGAGAGTTTATTGAAAGAGACCTTGGTGAGGAAGGGTTAAAGAAATCCATTATTATCGCGGCAACGTCTGATCAACCTGCGTTGATGAGAATAAAAGGAGCATATACCGCCACAGCCATTGCTGAATACTTCCGAGATAAAGGTTTCAATGTGATGCTTATGATGGATTCCGTTACACGAATAGCCATGGCGCAACGTGAAATAGGACTTGCTGCTGGTGAACCACCTGCAACAAAAGGGTATACACCATCTGTATTTGCCAGTTTACCAAAATTATTAGAGAGAACAGGAACGAATGAGCATGGGAGTATTACAGCATTTTACACAGTCTTGGTAGATGGCGACGATATGAATGAGCCGATTGCTGATACCGTTCGAGGTATTTTAGATGGCCATATTGTTTTAGATCGTTCTATTGCGAACAAAGGTCATTTCCCAGCTATTAATGTATTAAAAAGTGTAAGTCGATTAATGAATCATTTAGCAGATGGTACTCACAAAATAGCTGCTAGCCGAATACGTGATTTAATCAGTACATATGAGAACTCTGAGGATTTAATCAATATTGGTGCATATAAGAAAGGGACATCTGCTGAAATAGATGAAGCAATCGCTTATAACCCCAATATTCTATCATTTTTACAACAAGGTACTCATGAAAAAATATCCATCGATACGAGTATTGCCTCTCTCATACATTTGGCGGAAAAGGGTGAGCTTCTATGAAAAAGTTTCAGTTTAAGTTCGATAAGGTCTTAATTTTGAAAGAACAGGAAAAAGAAGAAACTGTTTATCATTTTCAAGATAGTGTTCGACAATTTGAAAAAACGGCAGAGAAACTATACAACGCTTTGAAGAAAAAAGAGGACTTAGAAACCTACCAATCAAATCAACTTGTCAATGGATTTCCTGTACAAGAGGTGCGCCATTACCAAATGTTTATCACTAACTTGGAAAAGTCTATTGTTTTTTATCAAGATCAAGTAATAAAAGCTAGAAACAAAATGAAGTGGCTAGAACAGAAAGTAACGGAAAAAAACATCGAAGTAAAGCAGTATGAAAAGATGAAAGAAAATGATTATAAAGTATTTACGATTAACCAACAAAAGCAAGAAAACAAAGTATTAGACGAGTTATCGGTCATGAAATACGTGAACCGCGAAATTAGGTGATTTTATGGAAAAGAAAGAAAAAGTTCAACAAGATAAACCATTTAATCTATTCCAATGGGTTTTTTTAGTCATAATATTCCCTATTTTTGTTGTAATCATTATTGTCCTTTTAATTGCAACAGCAGCAGATATTAATGTGTTCGACAAAATGAATGAAATGAGTCAGAAAATACCACTCCTTTCAAAGGTAATCGAAGAAGACAATGTTCAGGAAGATGGAGCAATGGTTATCAATCTTCAAGCCGAACTACAGGATAAAGAGGCTAGAATTACTCAACTGGAAAACGAACTAAATAAACAATCAAATAAATTAGAACAAGCTTCATTAAAGGAACAGCAATTGCAAGAACAAATGGATGAGTTTCAACAAATTCAGGAAAATAATAAACGTGAAGCAAAAGAAATCATCACTTCTTATGAAGAAATGTCTGCTAAAAGTGCGGCGAACATTCTTGTAGAGATGGAAGAAGAAGAGGCATTGTGGATTCTTTCAAAAATTAAGTCTGAACAATTAGCGAAGATTCTCGAAAAACTGCCGCCTGAAACGGCAGCGATATTCACTGAAAAACTTTCGATTCAAACAGAAACTTAATTCAGTTCTATTTGAAAGGAGGTGAACATATGAATTTAGGCTCGATTCAGACACAAGTACAAACTCTTCAGCAAATAGAACTTAGTGGGATGAACAGTAAATCGTTAGCAACCAATTCATTTATAAATGTTCTATCACAATTAAATGGAAGCGCAAAAGAAGAAAATCCTGAACAAGTAGAAAGTGTTGAAGAGCTAAAAGCACTATTAAATATAGTGCAAGGGAACCATGACATACCGCTAGACACGAAACGAAATCAAGAGCCTACTCTTTCCAAAATTGCTGAATTAATGAATATGCCTAGAGAAGAAATCGAACATGAAATTACAAGTATGGTACATAAAATAGCTCAGGACTTGGGGATATCAAAGGAAGAGTATGCCGACCTACCAGAAGAAGAAATCATTCCATTTCTCGTTGAGATAATGGCAAAATTGACGCAAGATCAATTGCAAAAATACAGTGCAAACGAACTGTCAACACCTATCCAAGCTACAAAGATACGATTAGCATTGGTAGAAAATCAAGATCAAACACTAGAAATGTCAATGAGAGCTTCAAATATGAAGCAAGATTTGCAACAGCTTGTAGGAAAAATTGAATCCATTATAAAAAATTCTTTTTCAAAAGAATCCATTTTACAACTGGCCTTTCGTTCTACACTCCCTACTGATGGTAATGGAATTGAAATGTCTAATAAAGGAATCGTTACGCAAGAGGGAAAGTCGTCAGGACATCAGCTAGACGTATTGACACTACCTTCAAGAATCATGCAGCAAGAGTTACATTTAACGAAGGCTGAAAGTCTTTCATATGAAAAATTCGTTAAGGAATTTTCTTCAGTATTATCAAGAGCACAATTTGGGAAGCTCCCAAATATGAATAAACTGTTAATTAAACTATATCCTGAAGAATTAGGAAGTTTACGAATAGAACTTCTTCACAAGAACGGATTAATGACAGCAAGAATTTTGACTTCTACTATTGCGGCAAAGGAGTTAATAGATTCCCAGTTGCATGGACTTAAACAAGCATTTCAGCAACAAAACCTTCAGGTTGAAAAAATGGAAGTTCAACAGATGCTGTCAGATGAATTGAGACAGGACAAAGGAAATCAAAAACAACAAAATCATCAACAACATCAAAAACAAAAACAGAATTCAGATAGCCAAGAATTTTCAGATCAAAATTCTTTTGAGAGCTTTAAAGAGCTTCTATTAAATATTGAGATATAGGTGATGGAGATGAGTAATACGATTGATTCTACGCTTCTGCTCTCTTCTTATCAAGCAGAACAGAGAGAAACAAGCGGAGAGATATTAGGGAAAGATGATTTTTTGAAAATTCTAATGACGCAATTACAAAATCAGGATCCATTAAATCCAATGCAAGATAAAGATTTTATTGCGCAAATGGCTACTTTTTCTTCATTAGAACAAATGACCAATCTAGGGAAGTCAATGGATAACTTGGTAGAAGTACAAAAACAAAATCAATTGATTTCCTATAATCAGTTTGTTGGAAAAGAAGTAACTTGGCATCAAATTAATGAGGACGATGCAATTATAGAAGGAACGGGCAAGATTACCGGTGTGAAGTTTGGCGTAGATTCTGTTGAATTCACATTAGATGATGGAACCGTTTTAACTCCAAGTAATATAAGCGAAGTGAATCATTTCGTTCAAGGAAATGATTTGGTCGAAGCTAGCCATTTAATTGGGAGAAATGTTGGTTGGATTAATAATCAAGGAGTAGAAGAAGTTGGAAGTGTGCTATCGGTATTTCAAAAAGATGGAGAAATTTGGCTTCGCTTTCTTGATGAAAGAGAAATTGAGGCTAGTCAGCTTACTAAAATTGAATAAAGGAGTGGTCGTTTGGAAAAGCGTTATATTCATGCGCTACCAATACAACCTACTACACGCAACTATCTACCTAAGAAAAGTTCAAAAGGTATTCAGACGGATAATCCCTTTGCCAACCATTTAAAAGCTGCGCTCGATAAGCCTACCTCCTTAACGATCAGTAAGCACGCAAGGGAGCGAATTGAAAATCGTGCTATTAGCTTATCGGCTAATGATTGGCTTTTAATTGAAGAAAAGATTGCCCAAGCCAAAGAGATGGGAATAAATGAGTCTCTTGTAATGGTTAAAGATGTAGCATTTATTATTAGTGTAACAAATGAAACCGTTATTACTGCGATGAACAGGGAAGAAGCAGCGTCTCAAATTTTTACGAATATTGATGGAGCCATCTTATTGGAAACATAAAGGCTGGACCAACTCTTGGAAGCCGGTAGCTGTGGAATGACAGAAGCAGCTAAATCGAAAGGGGAAGAAATATGATACGTTCAATGTACTCTGGAATTAGTGGAATGAAAAATTTTCAAACTAAATTAGATGTGATAGGCAATAATATTTCCAATGTAAATACGTATGGGTTTAAAAAAGGAAGAGTAACGTTTCAAGATTTAATGAATCAAACTGTTTCAGGAGCTAGTAGTGCAACTGAAACAAAGGGCGGACAAAACCCTAAGCAAATTGGACTTGGTGGAACATTAGCAACAGTGGATCTTATTGATACACAGGGAAGCCTTCAAACGACTGGAAGATCATTAGATGTAGCGATTTCTGGAGACGGATATTTTGTGACAAGGATGGGTACTGGTGAAGCCTATACTCGAGCTGGGAATTTTTATTTAGATTCAGAAGGTCAGCTTGTAACCGGGAATGGAAGTTTAGTGCAAGGTTTTTCGGTAGATGGAAATGGAAATATTGATAGAAGTACGTTGACAGATATTACGATTGATACCGATACGACAATGGCGCCACAAGCCACTGAAGAAGCTTCGTTTGACGGGAATTTGAAGGCGTCAAGCAATACGGACGTTGTCATTGATTTTAAAGTGAAGGACTCACTTGGACAGGATATAGAATTGAAGTTGACGCTCACAAATCAAGGTAGTAATTCTTGGGGTTATGCTGTTACAACCGCTAACGGAAATGTGGCTCTCACTTCAAACACTGGTAATATCTCTTTTTCAAATACTGGAGAGTACACAGGTGGTAATGCAACGTTATCCATGGCCTTAACCAATAATGCTTCCTCACCTCAGGACATTGAGTTGGATTTTAGTAAGCTAACACAATTTGATTCTACTACTTCTGCAAACGTAGAAACTATTGATGGAAATGCAGAAGGGTATCTTGAGAGCTTTAATATTAGTTCTTCTGGAGAAGTAAATGGGATTTTCTCAAATGGAGAGGTGCGGGTGTTAAGTCAACTCGTAATAGCTACCTTCTCGAATGGAGCAGGACTTCAAAAAACAGGTGAAAATATGTATATCACATCTAATAACTCAGGTCTTCCGAATTATGGGATTGCTTCTGAAGGAAGAGGCAGCTTACAATCTGGTGCTCTTGAAATGTCCAATGTTGATTTATCCGAAGAGTTTACAGAAATGATTGTCGCTCAACGTGGGTTTCAAGCAAATACTAGGATTATCACAACATCTGATGAAATTCTTCAAGAGTTAGTAAACTTAAAACGTTAAGGGAGGTAGGAGCCATCCTGCTCTGGCGAGGCTATGATTACAGTCACAAGATTAAATGGGACAACTTTTTGGTTGAATGCTCTTTTTTTTGAAAGTATTGAAGCGTTACCTGATACAACAATTACGTTAACAAATGGAAAAAAATATGTGGTTAAAGAAAGTGAACAGGAATTGCAAAGTAAAGTTCTGAAGTTTTATGAGCATGTCAATCTTCTTGGATTAGAGAGGGTGAGGGAAAAGGATGAAACCAAATAATAAGCTACTCAGCACAATGTTTTTAATATTAGTGACGATTACACTAGTTGGAGTGACTGTTCTAATACTCTTGTTGAATAGTAAAGGCGAAGCCGAAGAAATTAATCCGACAATTGATGAAATCCGTGATTCATCCGTTGATATCTCAGAAATTACGACAAATCTTTACAGTGATGATTTCATCCGTATTTCTTTTAAAATTCAAACAGATAGTAAAAAAGCAAAATCAGAAGTAGAAAAACGTGATTTCCAAATTCGCAATATTATTATTGAAGAATTGTCTGAAGTTAAGGCTCAAAATTTACGGGGGAAAGCTGGGAAGCAACAATTTGAATCACTGCTGACTTTAAAATTTAATGAGTTGATACAAGAAGGAAAAGTAGAGAAGGTATATATCACCTCCAGCGTTATTCAATAATACATCAATTCCATCAAATAAGAGAGGGTGAAGAGGGATGTCAAGTGAAGTGCTATCTCAAAATGAGATTGATGCCCTTTTATCGGCTCTGTCAACGGGTGAAATGAGCGCTGATGATTTTAAAGATGAAGATGAAGCGAGAAAAGTAAAGTTATATGACTTTAAACGTGCTCTTCGCTTTTCAAAAGATCAAATAAGAAGTTTAACAAGGCTTCATGAGAATTTTTCGCGCTTATTAACAACTTATTTTTCAGCACAGCTGCGAACGTATGTACAAATATCCGTTGCATCAGCGGATCAAATTCCTTATGAAGAATTTATTCGATCTATCCCGAAAATGACGATTTTAAATGTATTTGAAGTTCCTCCATTAGAAGGACGGATTTTATTTGAAGTCAATCCAAACATCGCCTATGCAATGATGGATCGTGTCATGGGAGGGCGAGGTTCAAGTGTAAATAAGGTAGAAAATTTAACTGAAATTGAAACGAAGATCATGTCGAATCTTTTTGACCAAGCATTTGAAAATTTACGTGAAGCATGGTCAACGATTGCGGATATTGACCCTATATTATCTGATTTTGAAGTGAATCCCCAATTTCTACAAATGGTTTCTCCTAATGAAACGGTTGTGGTGATTTCTTTAGAAACAATAATTGGAGAGACGAGTGGAATGATAAATATTTGTATTCCTCACGTTGTATTAGAACCTATTATACCTAAGCTCTCTGTTCATTATTGGATGCAAACAGAAAAGAAAGAGCGAGAGCCAGTAGAAGTTGAGACATTGGAAAGTCGAATAAAAAAAGCTTACGTTCCAGTCATTACCGAGCTAGGTACTTCAGAAATTACCATTGAAGACTTTTTAATGCTTGATACTGGGGACGTCGTTGAACTCAATCAGAAAATCGATTTACCACTTGTTATGAAAGTTGGCGAAATCCCTAAATTTACCGTACAACCTGGGAAAGTAAAGAAAAAGATAGCTGTCCAAATTTTAGAAAATTTGAAGGGGGGAGACAATGATGAGTGATATGCTCTCTCAAGATGAGATTGATGCTCTTCTAAATGGAACGGAAGACAATGAAATGGAAAATCAAGCAATGAATATAGTAGAAAACTACTTATCTAGTTTTGAACAAGATACTTTAGGAGAAATTGGGAATATATCCTTTGGTAGTTCGGCAACAGCGCTCTCTACGCTCCTTAATCAAAAAGTGGAAATTACAACACCTACTGTAGCGATTATCGATCATGGAAAATTGAAGGATGAGTTTCCTCATCCATATGTCGCCATACAAGTACAGTATACAGAAGGGTTTATCGGTTCAAATTTACTTGTCATTAAACAGTCAGATGCAGCCATTATCGCAGATTTAATGCTGGGAGGAGACGGATTAAATCCATCTGATAATCTCGGTGAAATTCAATTAAGTGCTGTTCAGGAAGCAATGAACCAAATGATGGGTTCTGCCGCCACGTCGATGTCTACAGTTTTTGCCAAAAAAGTAGATATTTCACCTCCCGTAATTGATTTAATGTATGTACCAGAAGGGAGAGGGACAGAAAATATTCCTAATCAAGATTTACTTGTGAAAGTATCTTTCTCGCTTAAAATTGGTACATTAATAGATTCAAATATTATGCAACTTGTTCCACTAAGTTTCGCTAAAAGCTTAGTCAATGAATTAACAAATAAGGGAAATCAACAAACAGTAAACTCGGTAAACAACAATGAAGAAACACCAGAAGAAACTGTTGAGACTTCTCCACCACCTATGGAGACTGGAAAAGGGGCGAAGCAAGAGCCGCAATTTGCAACTCAACCTAGAGCTGCAAGTGGACCTCAACATTTTGGAGGGGCAACGAGTGGTGGCAATGTCCAAGTGCAACCAGCTGCGTTCACTTCTTTTGAAACACCTCAATTACAAGAGCATGAGGTAAATAATTTAAATATGTTGCTTGATATCCCGCTTCAAGTAACGGTTGAATTAGGAAGGACAAAGCGTTCGGTGAAGGATATATTAGCGCTTTCAGCAGGTTCTATCATTGAGTTAGATAAATTAGCAGGAGAACCGGTTGATATTTTAGTTAATAGCCGACTGATTGCTAAAGGAGAAGTCGTTGTCATTGATGAAAATTTTGGTGTTCGCATTACCGATATCGTTAGTCAAAGCGAACGTTTAAACCAATTAAAATAGAAATAAGCAGGGGGTTGAAGCATGACAAATCGAATTTTAATTGTTGATGATGCAGCATTTATGAGAATGATGATAAAAGATATTTTAGTAAAAAATGGGTATGAAGTTGTGGCAGAGGCAGAAAATGGTGCTCAAGCGATAGAAAAATACAAAGAGTTAAAGCCTGATTTAGTAACAATGGATATTACGATGCCAGAAATGGATGGAATCGCTGCATTGAAAGAAATTAAAAGCTTTGACAGTAGTTCAAGAGTCATTATGTGCTCTGCAATGGGTCAACAAGCAATGGTCATTGATGCTATTCAAGCGGGTGCTAAAGACTTTATTGTTAAGCCGTTTCAAGCAGACCGCGTATTAGAAGCTATTGCGAAAACACTCGCTTAATAATTCAACAAGAAGGTGCTTAACGGTTGAGAAGTCAAAAGAAATGGATGGTAGTAATAGTCGTTATAATGAGTTTGCTGGGGTGGGGGGAGTCTCACCCCCAAGCTTCTGTCAATCCTTCTGTTGCAGATTGCGTGAATGCTAGCATGGAAGGTTGTCAAAAAGATAGTGAAGAAATTGATACTGAGAAAACAAATGAACAAATGGTGTCAGCCCCTACTGTCTCAATGATGGATTTTATCAAAATGATTGTCGCCTTGCTATTTGTGATCGGTTTAATCTATACATTATTACGGTTTATTAGTCAGCGAAGTCGTTCCTTTCAGCAAACAAAACTACTACATAATTTAGGCGGAACCTCATTAGGAGGGAACAGATCGGTTCAAGTGGTGAAAGTAGGAAACCGAATCCTAGTTTTGGGAGTAGGGGAAGATATTCATTTAATTAAAGAAATTGATGAGGCGAAGGAATACGAAGAATTTATTACCTCGTTTGAAAATAATTATGAAAATTTACTTAAAGGTTCGAACCCTCTCGTGAGAGGGTGGTCAAAACGAATGAAAGGAAAAAAAGAAACCGACCTTCCGTTTCGTTCACTATTTAAGTCACAGTTAGATGATTTAAAAAAAGGGAGAAAAAACATGTTTAACGAACTGAAAAAAGAGGAGAATTCACTAGATGAATGATGTAATGGAATTGTTTAATAATGGGTCTCCTGAAACAGTTTCTACCTCTGTAAGGCTTCTCCTCTTACTAACGGTACTATCACTTGCTCCAAGTATATTAATATTGATGACTTGTTTTACTCGAATTGTTATTGTTTTGTCGTTTGTCAGAACAGCCTTAGCGACGCAACAAATGCCGCCAAATCAAGTATTAATTGGGCTATCTTTATTTTTAACCTTTTTTATTATGGCTCCAACGTTACAGGAAGTGAACGACAATGCTTTAACACCTTTATTTAATGAAGAAATTACATTAGAAGAAGCTTCAGATCGTGCTACTGTTCCATTTAAAGAATTTATGAGTAAACATACAAGGCAAAAAGACCTTGAATTATTTTTATCCTATTCTAAATCAGATACCCCTGAATCCGTTCAGGATATTCCTTTAACTTCATTAGTTCCAGCTTTTGCATTAAGTGAAATAAAAACGGCCTTTCAAATTGGATTTATGATTTTTATTCCTTTTTTAGTAATTGATATGGTCGTTGCGAGTGTACTAATGAGTATGGGAATGATGATGTTACCACCGGTTATGATCTCTTTGCCTTTTAAGATTTTATTATTTGTTCTTGTAGACGGTTGGTATTTAGTCATTAAATCACTATTACAAAGCTTTTAAGTAGGTGAAATTTATTGAATTCAGAAATGGTCATCTCACTCGCAGAACGAGGGGTCTATACAATACTATTGATTTCAGCTCCGTTACTATTATTAGCCTTAGTTGTAGGTTTAATCGTTAGTATCTTTCAAGCAACAACACAAATTCAAGAACAAACATTAGCATTTATTCCTAAAATAGTAGCCGTGTTAATCGGTGTTATATTTTTTGGTCCATGGATGTTAACGACGCTTTTATCCTATACAACTGAAATATTTACGAACTTGACTCGTTTTGTAGGGTAATGCCATGGAACAATTAATCCCGATATTTTCAGTCTATCTACTGATTTTTGTTCGACTTTCTGCTTTTTTTGTTACGTTGCCTTTGTTTTCTTATCGTACTATTCCTGCTCAACACCGAATTGGTTTTTCGGCTGTCTTGGCATGGATCATGTATTACGTCGTTGCAACGGACCCTATTCCAATAGATGGTTACTATTTTTTACTAATTATAAAGGAAACCATGGTTGGCTTATTAGTGGGATTTACAGCATATATGATTGTGTCAGCGATACAAATTGCAGGCGGCTTCATTGATTTTCAAATGGGTTTTGCCATTGCTAATGTTGTCGACCCTCAAACAGGAGCTCAAAGTCCTATCACTGGCCAATATTTGTATACATTTGCTCTCTTGCTTCTTCTTGCATTAAATGGTCATCACCTTTTATTAGATGGTATTTACTATAGCTATGAGTTTATTCCATTGACCGAAGCTTGGATCCCTTTTAAAAATGAGTCATTGGTGAATTATATTATCACCGCTTTCAATTCTGTGTTTGTCATCGCTTTTCAAATGGCCGTTCCGATAGTGGGTACTTTATTTTTAGTTGATGTTGCCTTGGGAATTGTTGCAAGAACTGTTCCTCAATTGAATATTTTTGTTGTCGGATTCCCAATTAAAATAGCGGTAAGTTTTATCGTATTGTTTGTCGTAATGGGTGTCATTATGGCTTTAACTAGTCAACTTTTTGAACAGATGTTGCTTACAATGAGAGATGTAATGAAGTTGATGGGGAGTTAATTATTATGAAGTATTTATCTTTAGACTTACAGTTTTTTGCAGGAGAGAAAACTGAAAAAGCAACGCCAAAGAAACGTCAAGAGTCAAGAAAAAAAGGTCAAACAGCCAAAAGTCAAGATGTAAACACGGCATTTGTATTACTAGCAGTATTTTTATTTTTATTATTTGGGGGAAGCTTTATTGGGAAAATCATCTTCCAGCTATTTCATCATACGTTTGAAGATTATATGCTTATTTCCTTATCAGCTAGCACAGTTGAAG from Bacillus spongiae harbors:
- the fliH gene encoding flagellar assembly protein FliH codes for the protein MSRIFKSRQTSAVGNPSREISLKRFSTTTNEQKEEERKQNHIQLLEEAKQEALRIIEEAESHKLTIINEVNTQKQEFKSQCELALQQARKEGYDEGFRQGKEESISEYQNLIVEGKQVVESSKVEFRRHIESAEKLILKTAIKCAERILGKKLKEDPKTFVSIVKRGLKEAVELKEVQIHVHPSNHDLLTEYDEEIRRIIAPNAHYYLYPNEDISETECIIESNQGRIIVSLDSQLQQLQIKLMELLEGEQ
- a CDS encoding TIGR02530 family flagellar biosynthesis protein; translated protein: MEKRYIHALPIQPTTRNYLPKKSSKGIQTDNPFANHLKAALDKPTSLTISKHARERIENRAISLSANDWLLIEEKIAQAKEMGINESLVMVKDVAFIISVTNETVITAMNREEAASQIFTNIDGAILLET
- the fliJ gene encoding flagellar export protein FliJ; translation: MKKFQFKFDKVLILKEQEKEETVYHFQDSVRQFEKTAEKLYNALKKKEDLETYQSNQLVNGFPVQEVRHYQMFITNLEKSIVFYQDQVIKARNKMKWLEQKVTEKNIEVKQYEKMKENDYKVFTINQQKQENKVLDELSVMKYVNREIR
- a CDS encoding flagellar FlbD family protein, whose amino-acid sequence is MITVTRLNGTTFWLNALFFESIEALPDTTITLTNGKKYVVKESEQELQSKVLKFYEHVNLLGLERVREKDETK
- a CDS encoding flagellar hook protein FlgE encodes the protein MIRSMYSGISGMKNFQTKLDVIGNNISNVNTYGFKKGRVTFQDLMNQTVSGASSATETKGGQNPKQIGLGGTLATVDLIDTQGSLQTTGRSLDVAISGDGYFVTRMGTGEAYTRAGNFYLDSEGQLVTGNGSLVQGFSVDGNGNIDRSTLTDITIDTDTTMAPQATEEASFDGNLKASSNTDVVIDFKVKDSLGQDIELKLTLTNQGSNSWGYAVTTANGNVALTSNTGNISFSNTGEYTGGNATLSMALTNNASSPQDIELDFSKLTQFDSTTSANVETIDGNAEGYLESFNISSSGEVNGIFSNGEVRVLSQLVIATFSNGAGLQKTGENMYITSNNSGLPNYGIASEGRGSLQSGALEMSNVDLSEEFTEMIVAQRGFQANTRIITTSDEILQELVNLKR
- the flgD gene encoding flagellar hook assembly protein FlgD; this encodes MSNTIDSTLLLSSYQAEQRETSGEILGKDDFLKILMTQLQNQDPLNPMQDKDFIAQMATFSSLEQMTNLGKSMDNLVEVQKQNQLISYNQFVGKEVTWHQINEDDAIIEGTGKITGVKFGVDSVEFTLDDGTVLTPSNISEVNHFVQGNDLVEASHLIGRNVGWINNQGVEEVGSVLSVFQKDGEIWLRFLDEREIEASQLTKIE
- the fliI gene encoding flagellar protein export ATPase FliI — protein: MKLVDLVDEIDSINTYKRFGKVKRVIGIMIESKGPESAIGEVCYIHVKGVSSRPDQKIIAEVVGFNEGSVLLMPYSMVNEISPGSLVEATSKPLEVKVGIPLIGQILDSLGNPLTNDSLPRGLTTTLTDRVPPNPLSRPPIDEKIEVGVRTIDSLLTIGKGQRVGIFAGSGVGKSTLLGMIARNTNADINIIALIGERGREVREFIERDLGEEGLKKSIIIAATSDQPALMRIKGAYTATAIAEYFRDKGFNVMLMMDSVTRIAMAQREIGLAAGEPPATKGYTPSVFASLPKLLERTGTNEHGSITAFYTVLVDGDDMNEPIADTVRGILDGHIVLDRSIANKGHFPAINVLKSVSRLMNHLADGTHKIAASRIRDLISTYENSEDLINIGAYKKGTSAEIDEAIAYNPNILSFLQQGTHEKISIDTSIASLIHLAEKGELL
- a CDS encoding flagellar hook-length control protein FliK, with product MNLGSIQTQVQTLQQIELSGMNSKSLATNSFINVLSQLNGSAKEENPEQVESVEELKALLNIVQGNHDIPLDTKRNQEPTLSKIAELMNMPREEIEHEITSMVHKIAQDLGISKEEYADLPEEEIIPFLVEIMAKLTQDQLQKYSANELSTPIQATKIRLALVENQDQTLEMSMRASNMKQDLQQLVGKIESIIKNSFSKESILQLAFRSTLPTDGNGIEMSNKGIVTQEGKSSGHQLDVLTLPSRIMQQELHLTKAESLSYEKFVKEFSSVLSRAQFGKLPNMNKLLIKLYPEELGSLRIELLHKNGLMTARILTSTIAAKELIDSQLHGLKQAFQQQNLQVEKMEVQQMLSDELRQDKGNQKQQNHQQHQKQKQNSDSQEFSDQNSFESFKELLLNIEI
- a CDS encoding MotE family protein, which translates into the protein MEKKEKVQQDKPFNLFQWVFLVIIFPIFVVIIIVLLIATAADINVFDKMNEMSQKIPLLSKVIEEDNVQEDGAMVINLQAELQDKEARITQLENELNKQSNKLEQASLKEQQLQEQMDEFQQIQENNKREAKEIITSYEEMSAKSAANILVEMEEEEALWILSKIKSEQLAKILEKLPPETAAIFTEKLSIQTET